One genomic segment of Motacilla alba alba isolate MOTALB_02 chromosome 1A, Motacilla_alba_V1.0_pri, whole genome shotgun sequence includes these proteins:
- the LOC119708641 gene encoding histone H2A-IV — protein MSGRGKQGGKARAKAKSRSSRAGLQFPVGRVHRLLRKGNYAERVGAGAPVYLAAVLEYLTAEILELAGNAARDNKKTRIIPRHLQLAIRNDEELNKLLGKVTIAQGGVLPNIQAVLLPKKTDSHKAKAK, from the coding sequence ATGTCCGGGCGCGGGAAGCAGGGCGGCAAGGCGCGCGCCAAGGCCAAGTCGCGCTCGTCGCGCGCCGGGCTGCAGTTCCCCGTGGGCCGCGTGCACCGGCTGCTGCGCAAGGGCAACTACGCGGAGCGCGTGGGCGCCGGCGCGCCGGTGTACCTGGCGGCCGTGCTGGAGTACCTGACGGCCGAGATCCTGGAGCTGGCGGGCAACGCGGCCCGCGACAACAAGAAGACGCGCATCATCCCCCGCCACCTGCAGCTCGCCATCCGCAACGACGAGGAGCTCAACAAGCTGCTGGGCAAGGTGACGATCGCGCAGGGCGGCGTGCTGCCCAACATCCAGGCCGTGCTGCTGCCCAAGAAGACCGACAGCCACAAGGCTAAAGCCAAGTAA
- the LOC119708645 gene encoding histone H2B 1/2/3/4/6 produces the protein MPEPAKSAPAPKKGSKKAVTKTQKKGDKKRKKSRKESYSIYVYKVLKQVHPDTGISSKAMGIMNSFVNDIFERIAGEASRLAHYNKRSTITSREIQTAVRLLLPGELAKHAVSEGTKAVTKYTSSK, from the coding sequence ATGCCCGAGCCGGCCAAGTCCGCGCCCGCGCCCAAGAAGGGCTCCAAGAAGGCGGTGACCAAGACGCAGAAGAAGGGCGACAAGAAGCGCAAGAAGAGCCGCAAGGAGAGCTACTCCATCTACGTCTACAAGGTGCTGAAGCAGGTGCACCCTGACACGGGCATCTCGTCCAAGGCCATGGGCATCATGAACTCCTTCGTCAACGACATCTTCGAGCGCATCGCGGGCGAGGCCTCGCGCCTGGCGCACTACAACAAGCGCTCCACCATCACGTCGCGCGAGATCCAGACGGCCGTGCGCCTGCTGCTGCCCGGCGAGCTGGCCAAGCACGCCGTGTCCGAGGGCACCAAGGCCGTCACCAAGTACACCAGCTCCAAGTAG
- the LOC119708632 gene encoding histone H2B 1/2/3/4/6-like has translation MRLPRQRCAVSCRSLSEASDGAAAAEMPEPAKSAPAPKKGSKKAVTKTQKKGDKKRKKSRKESYSIYVYKVLKQVHPDTGISSKAMGIMNSFVNDIFERIAGEASRLAHYNKRSTITSREIQTAVRLLLPGELAKHAVSEGTKAVTKYTSSK, from the coding sequence ATGCGGCTGCCGAGGCAGCGCTGCGCTGTGAGCTGTCGGTCGCTGAGCGAGGCGAGTgacggagctgctgctgccgaGATGCCCGAGCCGGCCAAGTCCGCGCCCGCGCCCAAGAAGGGCTCCAAGAAGGCGGTGACCAAGACGCAGAAGAAGGGCGACAAGAAGCGCAAGAAGAGCCGCAAGGAGAGCTACTCCATCTACGTCTACAAGGTGCTGAAGCAGGTGCACCCTGACACGGGCATCTCGTCCAAGGCCATGGGCATCATGAACTCCTTCGTCAACGACATCTTCGAGCGCATCGCGGGCGAGGCCTCGCGCCTGGCGCACTACAACAAGCGCTCCACCATCACGTCGCGCGAGATCCAGACGGCCGTGCGCCTGCTGCTGCCCGGCGAGCTGGCCAAGCACGCCGTGTCCGAGGGCACCAAGGCCGTCACCAAGTACACCAGCTCCAAGTAG
- the LOC119708638 gene encoding histone H2A-IV — MSGRGKQGGKARAKAKSRSSRAGLQFPVGRVHRLLRKGNYAERVGAGAPVYLAAVLEYLTAEILELAGNAARDNKKTRIIPRHLQLAIRNDEELNKLLGKVTIAQGGVLPNIQAVLLPKKTDSHKAKAK; from the coding sequence ATGTCCGGGCGCGGGAAGCAGGGCGGCAAGGCGCGCGCCAAGGCCAAGTCGCGCTCGTCGCGCGCCGGGCTGCAGTTCCCCGTGGGCCGCGTGCACCGGCTGCTGCGCAAGGGCAACTACGCGGAGCGCGTGGGCGCCGGCGCGCCGGTGTACCTGGCGGCCGTGCTGGAGTACCTGACGGCCGAGATCCTGGAGCTGGCGGGCAACGCGGCCCGCGACAACAAGAAGACGCGCATCATCCCCCGCCACCTGCAGCTCGCCATCCGCAACGACGAGGAGCTCAACAAGCTGCTGGGCAAGGTGACGATCGCGCAGGGCGGCGTGCTGCCCAACATCCAGGCCGTGCTGCTGCCCAAGAAGACCGACAGCCACAAGGCTAAAGCCAAGTGA
- the LOC119708628 gene encoding histone H1.11L-like: protein MAESAPAPAADTAPAAPAKAAAKKPKKAASGSKARKPAGPSVTELITKAVSASKERKGLSLAALKKALAAGGYDVEKNNSRIKLGLKSLVSKGTLVQTKGTGASGSFRLSKKPGEVKEKAPKKRTAAAKPKKPAAKKPASAAKKPKKAVTAKSPKKAKKPAAKKAAKSPKKAAKAAKPKKAAAAAKSPAKAKAVKPKAAKPKAAKAKVAKVKKAPPKKK, encoded by the coding sequence ATGGCCGAGAgcgcgcccgcccccgccgcggacaccgcgcccgccgcgcccgccaAGGCCGCCGCCAAGAAGCCGAAGAAGGCGGCGAGCGGCTCCAAAGCCCGCAAGCCCGCGGGGCCCAGCGTCACCGAGCTGATTACCAAGGCCGTGTCCGCCTCCAAGGAGCGCAAGGGGCTCTCGCTCGCCGCGCTCAAGAAGGCGCTGGCCGCCGGCGGCTACGATGTGGAGAAGAACAACAGCCGCATCAAGCTGGGGCTCAAGAGCCTCGTCAGCAAGGGCACCCTGGTGCAGACCAAGGGCACCGGCGCCTCCGGCTCCTTCCGCCTCAGCAAGAAGCCCggagaagtgaaggaaaaagcccccaaaaaGAGAACTGCTGCAGCCAAGCCCAAGAAGCCGGCGGCTAAGAAGCCCGCCAGCGCCGCCAAGAAGCCCAAAAAGGCGGTGACAGCAAAGAGCCCCAAGAAAGCCAAGAAGCCAGCAGCCAAGAAAGCAGCTAAGAGCCCCAAGAAGGCGGCAAAGGCTGCCAAGCCCAAAAAAGCGGCGGCAGCAGCGAAGAGCCCGGCTAAGGCGAAAGCGGTGAAGCCCAAAGCAGCCAAGCCAAAAGCTGCAAAGGCAAAAGTGGCCAAGGTGAAGAAGGCACCACCCAAGAAGAAGTAA
- the LOC119708658 gene encoding histone H2B 1/2/3/4/6-like: MPEPAKSAPAPKKGSKKAVTKTQKKGDKKRKKSRKESYSIYVYKVLKQVHPDTGISSKAMSIMNSFVNDIFERIAGEASRLAHYNKRSTITSREIQTAVRLLLPGELAKHAVSEGTKAVTKYTSSK; this comes from the coding sequence ATGCCCGAGCCGGCCAAGTCCGCGCCCGCGCCCAAGAAGGGCTCCAAGAAGGCGGTGACCAAGACGCAGAAGAAGGGTGACAAGAAGCGCAAGAAGAGCCGCAAGGAGAGCTACTCCATCTACGTCTACAAGGTGCTGAAGCAGGTGCACCCCGACACGGGCATCTCGTCCAAGGCCATGAGCATCATGAACTCCTTCGTCAACGACATTTTCGAGCGCATCGCGGGCGAGGCCTCGCGCCTGGCGCACTACAACAAGCGCTCCACCATCACGTCGCGCGAGATCCAGACGGCCGTGCGCCTGCTGCTGCCCGGCGAGCTGGCCAAGCACGCCGTGTCCGAGGGCACCAAGGCCGTCACCAAGTACACCAGCTCCAAGTAG